From Streptomyces sp. TLI_105, the proteins below share one genomic window:
- a CDS encoding helix-turn-helix transcriptional regulator produces the protein MAASDLAALAALFADESRAAFLLALLDGRAWTAGELARHAGVAPSTASEHLGKLVAGGVLAEERQGRHRYVRLADPGVAHLVEDLAARSEPEVPAPPRSLRAASAGQAMARGRTCYDHLAGRLGIAIADAMTDRGLLRQDTGFALTDRGLAWFDEQGIPLVRKGRRPVARGCLDWTERRPHLAGLAGAALCRHALDAGWCVRIGSERAVKVTPQGETALRTGLGIPPTALR, from the coding sequence ATGGCAGCCAGTGATCTCGCCGCGCTCGCGGCGCTCTTCGCGGACGAGAGCCGCGCCGCGTTCCTGCTCGCCCTGCTCGACGGGCGGGCCTGGACCGCCGGGGAGCTCGCCCGGCACGCCGGGGTGGCGCCGTCCACCGCCAGCGAGCACCTCGGGAAGCTGGTGGCGGGCGGGGTGCTCGCGGAGGAACGGCAGGGCAGACACCGGTACGTGCGCCTCGCCGACCCCGGGGTCGCCCATCTCGTGGAGGACCTGGCCGCCCGGTCCGAGCCCGAGGTGCCCGCGCCGCCGCGCTCGCTGCGCGCCGCGAGCGCCGGGCAGGCGATGGCGCGCGGCCGGACCTGCTACGACCACCTCGCGGGACGGCTCGGCATCGCGATCGCCGACGCGATGACGGACCGCGGACTGCTGCGCCAGGACACCGGGTTCGCGCTCACGGACCGGGGCCTGGCCTGGTTCGACGAGCAGGGCATCCCCCTCGTACGGAAGGGGCGGCGGCCCGTCGCGCGCGGCTGCCTCGACTGGACCGAGCGCCGCCCGCACCTCGCGGGGCTCGCGGGCGCCGCGCTGTGCCGGCACGCGCTCGACGCCGGATGGTGCGTGCGGATCGGGTCCGAGCGGGCCGTGAAGGTGACCCCGCAGGG